The following proteins come from a genomic window of Anopheles ziemanni chromosome 3, idAnoZiCoDA_A2_x.2, whole genome shotgun sequence:
- the LOC131288787 gene encoding ATP-binding cassette sub-family F member 3, protein MSAAACTAVLKREFPSIDGELLSYVETVLQSSADEFENGEEVYEAVGAILHEVSQDKSEDDVREICNKFLRLLKPTNGSAGEDGDGDGGGGQKKILAAPINLGQMAATQETADDDIQSIWVIQRDDSLKVDSRKLEKAEAKRAQKLEKRQEVKAAAAATAATAPVLQSATASQVISKKDNKMESKGTNRSMDVRIENFDVSFGDKTLLQNADLLLATGRRYGFVGRNGLGKTTLLKMISGKQLQIPSHISILHVEQEVVGDDTLAIDSVLEVDTVRTGLLERERELNQLIAAGSTDPNLSNELSEVYNHLQVIEADKAPARASIILNGLGFTKEMQARATRTFSGGWRMRLALARALFSKPDLLLLDEPTNMLDIKAIIWLENYLQNWPTTLLVVSHDRNFLDTVPTDILYLHSLRIETFKGNYEQFDKTRTERHKAQRREYEAQLAHRNHVQEFIDRFRYNANRAASVQSKIKMLEKLPELKPVEKEIEVTLKFPEVEPLNPPVLTLNEVQFKYGPDKVIFTSVNLSANLDSRICIVGENGAGKTTLLKIVVNLLEPTGGLVQLHRGLRLGYFSQHHVDQLDMSVNCVELLQNAYPGKPIEEYRRVLGSFGVSGDLALQVVASLSGGQKSRVALAKMCMGRPNFLVLDEPTNHLDIETIEALGKAINKYSGGVILVSHDERLIRMICKELWVCGGGTVKSIEGGFDEYRKIVERELEAIAG, encoded by the exons ATGTCTGCTGCTGCGTGTACCGCCGTGCTGAAACGCGAGTTCCCCTCCATCGATGGCGAGTTGCTGTCGTACGTGGAGACCGTTTTGCAGAGCAGTGCAGACGAGTTCGAGAATGGCGAAGAGGTTTACGAAGCCGTCGGAGCCATTCTGCACGAGGTTTCCCAAGACAAATCGGAGGACGACGTACGGGAGATCTGCAACAAGTTTCTACGCCTGCTCAAGCCCACCAACGGATCCGCCGGTGAGGAtggcgatggtgatggtgggggAGGCCAAAAGAAGATCCTTGCCGCGCCGATCAATCTTGGCCAGATGGCAGCGACGCAGGAAACGGCCGATGACGACATACAGAGCATCTGGGTGATCCAACGCGACGACAGTCTGAAGGTGGACAGCAGAAAGTTGGAGAAAGCGGAAGCAAAACGGGCGCAAAAGCTGGAAAAGCGACAGGAGGTAAAAGCAGCCGCAGCCGCCACAGCAGCCACCGCTCCAGTGCTGCAGTCCGCCACGGCCTCGCAGGTCATCAGCAAAAAGGACAACAAGATGGAATCGAAAGGCACGAACCGGTCGATGGATGTGCGAATCGAGAATTTCGACGTGTCTTTCGGTGACAAAACGCTTCTACAGAATGCCGATCTACTGCTGGCGACCGGTCGGAGGTACGGGTTCGTCGGACGCAATGGGCTGGGCAAGACAACGTTGCTGAAAATGATTTCCGGCAAGCAGTTGCAAATTCCGAGCCACATTTCGATTCTGCACGTCGAGCAGGAGGTGGTCGGCGATGATACGCTCGCGATCGATAGTGTGCTCGAGGTCGACACGGTTCGGACGGGACTGCTCGAGCGCGAGCGTGAGCTGAATCAACTGATTGCGGCCGGCTCGACCGATCCAAATCTCAGCAACGAGCTGTCCGAAGTGTACAATCATCTGCAGGTGATCGAGGCAGACAAAGCACCGGCCCGTGCATCGATCATTCTGAACGGTCTCGGGTTTACCAAGGAGATGCAGGCACGCGCCACCCGAACCTTCTCCGGTGGCTGGAGGATGCGTCTCGCACTGGCCCGCGCCCTATTCTCCAAACCCGACCTACTGCTGCTCGACGAACCGACGAACATGTTGGACATCAAGGCCATCATCTGGCTGGAAAACTACCTGCAGAACTGGCCCACGACGCTACTGGTCGTATCGCACGACCGTAACTTCCTCGACACGGTCCCGACGGACATTCTGTACCTGCACTCGCTGCGCATCGAAACGTTCAAGGGCAACTACGAGCAGTTCGATAAGACGCGCACCGAGCGGCACAAGGCGCAGCGTCGTGAATACGAGGCACAACTGGCGCACCGGAACCACGTGCAGGAGTTCATCGACCGATTCCGGTACAACGCAAACCGTGCCGCGAGCGTACAGTCGAAGATTAAAATGCTGGAAAAACT ACCGGAACTGAAACCAGTCGAAAAGGAAATCGAAGTGACGCTCAAATTCCCCGAGGTGGAACCACTCAATCCTCCGGTGCTGACGTTGAACGAAGTGCAATTCAAATACGGCCCAGACAAGGTGATATTCACGAGTGTCAATCTTAGCGCCAACCTGGACTCGAGGATATGTATT GTTGGTGAAAACGGTGCCGGTAAGACGACACTGTTAAAGATCGTTGTCAATCTGCTGGAGCCGACCGGTGGGCTGGTGCAGCTACACCGTGGCCTTCGACTCGGTTACTTCTCGCAGCACCACGTCGACCAGCTGGACATGAGCGTGAACTGCGTGGAGCTGCTGCAGAACGCGTACCCGGGCAAACCGATCGAGGAGTACCGGCGGGTGCTCGGTAGCTTCGGGGTGTCGGGTGATCTGGCGCTCCAGGTCGTTGCCAGCCTTTCCGGTGGGCAGAAATCGCGTGTCGCTCTAGCGAAGATGTGCATGGGCCGACCGAATTTCCTCGTGCTCGACGAACCGACGAACCATCTCGACATCGAAACAATCGAAGCCCTCGGCAAGGCAATCAACAAATACAGC GGTGGTGTTATTCTTGTTTCCCACGACGAGCGACTTATACGTATGATCTGCAAGGAACTGTGGGTTTGCGGTGGTGGCACCGTAAAGAGCATCGAGGGTGGCTTCGACGAGTACAGGAAGATTGTCGAGCGTGAACTGGAAGCCATTGCCGGCTAG
- the LOC131285435 gene encoding putative tRNA pseudouridine synthase Pus10: MGQNKQVYEYLRSTGCCRVCCLRFYKGAKEEFIDPNSALVKRGFETVQDTDETDDQPKLKKVKENVCIACLGLFDESQLDALVSDVKQSATFQQYKCEAGFLTSISLPIVLHLRQLALWFDLIDRFPETFRPETPPDFPVKDAVKIIIIHRLEQALGQSFSVDGVMINIPFSYVNEQTELLKLEDVSPGVFVERVEHKHTRKDFITRNAFEKHFTPSAINGEKFRKHYSFPPADGDDKCLVREEITFTGPTLFVAGRYNKLSRKLSQTPWIIDGKRLMEESVQETIVAAIAPHFGVPDDRMIFSSSGREDVDVRCLGRGRPFVLEIPGAMCDRLPEQVAIEMEQSVNSSKTVVIRDLQLVKREELVHIRGGEADKRKFYRALCVTEEPVTPDTISQLCIDEPLVVQQVTPLRVLHRRPLLARPRTVYKVRAQPCRDNPHAMIVDIESQAGTYIKELVHGDFGRTTPSFRSIIGSAIDIQALDVMAIDLDWPKSLNRDKN; encoded by the exons ATGGGGCAAAATAAGCAAGTTTACGAATATCTTCGATCGACCGGCTGCTGtcgggtttgttgtttgcggTTTTACAAAGGCGCCAAGGAGGAATTTATAGACCCCAATTCGGCCCTCGTGAAG CGTGGGTTTGAAACGGTCCAGGACACGGATGAAACGGACGACCAACCAAAGTTGAAAAAGGTGAAAGAGAACGTGTGTATTGCATGCTTGGGGCTTTTCGATGAGTCCCAGCTCGACGCGCTAGTCAGCGATGTAAAGCAAAGTGCAACTTTCCAGCAGTACAAGTGTGAGGCAGGATTTCTCACATCCATCTCTTTGCCGATCGTGCTACACCTACGGCAACTGGCACTGTGGTTTGATCTGATTGACCGCTTCCCCGAAACATTTCGTCCCGAAACCCCACCGGACTTTCCCGTGAAGGATGCGGTGAAGATAATCATCATTCACCGGCTCGAGCAGGCCCTGGGGCAATCGTTTTCCGTCGATGGTGTTATGATCAACATACCCTTTAGCTACGTTAACGAACAAACGGAACTTCTCAAGCTCGAAGATGTCAGTCCGGGTGTGTTTGTAGAGCGTGTAGAACACAAGCACACTCGGAAGGATTTTATCACCAGAAATGCATTTGAAAAACACTTTACACCGAGCGCGATCAATGGAGAAAAGTTTCGCAAACATTACTCCTTTCCACCTGCAGACGGCGACGATAAATGTTTGGTGCGTGAAGAGATCACATTCACCGGGCCGACACTTTTCGTCGCTGGGCGTTACAACAAGCTGTCTCGCAAACTCAGCCAAACGCCGTGGATCATCGACGGGAAACGGTTGATGGAAGAAAGCGTACAGGAGACTATTGTGGCGGCCATAGCACCACACTTTGGAGTGCCCGACGACCGAATGATTTTTTCCTCCAGCGGACGAGAGGATGTAGACGTACGGTGCCTAGGAAGAGGGCGTCCCTTTGTGCTGGAAATCCCCGGTGCCATGTGTGACCGGTTGCCGGAGCAGGTTGCAATCGAGATGGAGCAGAGCGTAAACAGCTCAAAAACCGTCGTCATTAGAGATCTTCAGCTGGTAAAGCGGGAAGAGCTAGTGCACATCCGGGGCGGAGAAGCGGACAAACGCAAGTTCTATCGCGCCCTGTGCGTTACGGAGGAACCCGTAACGCCGGACACCATTAGCCAACTGTGTATCGACGAACCGCTGGTGGTGCAACAAGTGACACCATTGCGGGTACTGCATCGGCGTCCATTGCTGGCCCGACCGCGCACGGTGTACAAAGTGCGAGCTCAACCATGCCGTGACAATCCTCATGCAATGATTGTCGATATAGAGTCTCAGGCCGGTACGTACATCAAGGAATTGGTGCACGGCGACTTTGGGAGGACGACACCGAGCTTTCGTAGCATCATTGGCTCTGCGATCGATATCCAAGCGCTCGATGTGATGGCTATTGACCTCGATTGGCCAAAGTCGCTCAATAGAGACAAGAATTGA
- the LOC131285436 gene encoding RING finger protein nenya: MLVFCELCYQQRASGDTAAAAFHITSCCHIFCETCTKPSGQCPVCRKQCRTTLVNRDLAPTIKEYLINQTDQLTKAEKIYQFQSSKMDKFIEANQGIFQEYDTLKSKIGKMKQMYEAYKKGIKDEQGLIKQLEQKRAAGVVDCSELKQNDNNIGIEMDQFMREDFFSTGIETQPKARKGDIRQPRAVL, from the coding sequence ATGTTAGTATTTTGTGAACTGTGCTACCAGCAACGGGCCTCCGGAGATACGGCGGCGGCCGCATTTCACATCACATCGTGCTGTCACATCTTCTGCGAAACGTGCACCAAACCGTCGGGCCAGTGCCCTGTTTGCCGCAAGCAATGCCGAACGACGCTGGTCAACCGGGATCTGGCACCGACAATAAAGGAGTACCTGATTAACCAGACGGATCAGCTGACGAAAGCGGAAAAAATCTACCAATTTCAGAGCAGCAAAATGGATAAGTTCATCGAGGCAAACCAGGGCATTTTTCAGGAGTATGATACGCTCAAAAGCAAAATTGGCAAGATGAAGCAAATGTACGAGGCGTACAAGAAGGGCATCAAGGACGAGCAGGGGCTGATCAAGCAGTTGGAGCAGAAGCGAGCCGCCGGCGTGGTTGATTGTTCCGAACTGAAGCAAAATGACAACAACATCGGCATCGAAATGGATCAGTTTATGAGGGAAGATTTTTTCTCAACCGGTATAGAAACCCAGCCGAAAGCTCGCAAAGGGGACATACGTCAACCGAGAGCGGTGTTGTAA
- the LOC131288788 gene encoding mRNA export factor Gle1 has protein sequence MDSKKEFNIEDLLTGFETMKISALRNAAKLSPLIKECTLGPSCVDLSQKRPAQVADAEATKENDVNGSNESTPPRNGRSVKEVEKKSPTSSPFAGCIQSESTSCAAVTTKLHQEDLERQRQACVQKVLAERQSKIQLADKQREAQLRQSLQEAKLAVARRMQESEQRILNAVREQEQIAQEAGTRRLAEIEQENRRQSDIQAQLKRRQEDLKRKAQLIDAIRQHNAQFRSGTETFTKALTAIGVQHASKFNNQKKSIRSLQKDFEQLLQTINANHEVTQAEIDQAGEYCKQLDQVNVEVSEIILQIEASQKQQQEQLQQQQLEQQQEQQQKQEQAAQEAATQRDAASKVPDSTDGVVSAPVSLPSTLPAADDSEPIFWPVSPECLQFYNEIKSFYEQHQAAVKQLMDDPSMKTYRFNCQKAINVPVNAISAVSREHLIDKYERLAALLSGQNVKVGDATVSINGHPLGRTYCTMLMAKKFVGQGDQSISSNAAAAFPIATVIVGLWQQFPDFGRFFLAYLHRECPYLVPYYLPQHEGQSQEDYLKSLGYRFAEGGQLEKQDQYLKRMAGLARLYAAVIVTIPRIDPSKPHPHGLENGWRWLTNMLNRYPKADICATLIVEFLQTTGAFLSMTYRSQFTKLIQLLQGDYLSALSRIDQGGPKARLEGLIAQVVRDGKFDTPEGMSSLQFM, from the exons ATGGATTCCAAAAAGGAA TTCAACATCGAGGATTTGCTGACGGGTTTCGAGACGATGAAAATATCTGCTTTACGAAATGCTGCCAAACTTTCTCCTCTCATCAAAGAATGTACCTTGGGACCGAGTTGTGTAGATTTGTCTCAGAAAAGACCCGCCCAAGTGGCAGACGCCGAGGCGACTAAAGAAAATGATGTGAATGGTTCCAACGAAAGCACGCCACCACGCAACGGTAGGTCGGTCAAGGAGGTGGAGAAGAAAAGTCCCACCAGTTCACCCTTCGCCGGGTGCATACAATCCGAATCGACTAGTTGTGCCGCTGTTACGACCAAACTGCACCAGGAAGATCTCGAACGGCAACGCCAGGCCTGCGTGCAGAAAGTGCTCGCTGAAcgtcaaagcaaaattcagcTCGCCGATAAGCAACGCGAGGCACAGCTCCGTCAAAGTCTCCAGGAGGCTAAACTTGCCGTCGCACGACGGATGCAAGAGTCCGAACAGCGGATACTCAATGCCGTCCGGGAGCAGGAGCAAATAGCGCAGGAAGCGGGCACACGACGGCTAGCGGAAATAGAACAGGAAAACCGACGCCAGAGTGACATTCAAGCGCAGCTGAAGCGACGCCAAGAAGATTTGAAGCGTAAGGCCCAGTTAATCGATGCAATACGCCAACACAATGCACAGTTCCGGTCCGGGACGGAAACGTTCACCAAAGCGCTCACCGCCATCGGGGTACAGCATGCGTCAAAGTTTAATAACCAGAAGAAATCCATACGCTCTCTGCAGAAAGACTTCGAACAATTGTTGCAGACGATTAACGCCAATCATGAGGTGACGCAAGCGGAAATCGATCAGGCCGGAGAATACTGCAAGCAGCTCGATCAGGTGAACGTGGAAGTATCTGAAATAATTCTCCAAATTGAAGCCAGTCAAAAGCAGCAGCAAGAAcagctgcagcaacagcagctcgAGCAACAGCAAGAGCAACAGCAAAAGCAGGAACAAGCAGCACAAGAAGCCGCCACGCAACGTGATGCGGCCTCCAAAGTACCCGATAGTACCGATGGTGTCGTGTCTGCACCGGTCTCGCTACCTTCAACGTTACCGGCAGCGGACGATAGTGAACCGATCTTTTGGCCGGTCTCTCCGGAGTGCCTTCAGTTCtacaacgaaataaaaagtttcTACGAACAGCACCAGGCGGCCGTGAAGCAGCTGATGGACGATCCGTCCATGAAAACCTACCGTTTCAACTGCCAGAAAGCGATCAACGTGCCGGTGAACGCCATATCGGCCGTCAGTCGCGAGCACCTGATCGATAAGTATGAGCGGCTGGCGGCACTGCTTAGCGGTCAGAACGTGAAGGTTGGTGATGCAACGGTTTCGATCAACGGGCATCCACTCGGTCGAACGTACTGCACGATGCTGATGGCGAAAAAGTTTGTG GGTCAAGGAGATCAGAGTATTTCCAGTAATGCAGCCGCAGCATTCCCGATCGCCACCGTTATCGTCGGCCTGTGGCAACAATTTCCGGACTTTGGGCGTTTCTTCCTCGCCTACCTGCACCGCGAGTGCCCGTACCTCGTCCCGTACTATCTTCCCCAGCATGAGGGCCAAAGTCAGGAGGATTATTTAAAATCACTCGGCTATCGGTTTGCGGAAGGGGGCCAACTAGAAAAACAGGACCAATACCTTAAGCGGATGGCTGGATTAGCTCGGTTGTACGCGGCCGTAATCGTCACCATACCACGCATAGACCCAAGCAAGCCGCATCCACATGGTCTTGAGAACGGCTGGCGGTGGCTGACGAACATGCTTAACCGATATCCCAAGGCGGACATCTGTGCTACGCTGATCGTGGAGTTTTTGCAGACGACCGGAGCCTTCCTGAGCATGACCTATCGCTCACAGTTTACGAAGCTGATCCAACTGCTGCAAGGCGACTACCTTAGCGCATTGAGCCGCATCGATCAGGGCGGACCGAAGGCACGGCTGGAGGGACTGATTGCGCAAGTGGTACGCGATGGTAAATTCGACACACCGGAAGGAATGTCGAGCTTGCAATTTATGTGA